One Tamlana carrageenivorans genomic region harbors:
- a CDS encoding iron-containing alcohol dehydrogenase family protein, with the protein MSYKNFPMVPRVIFGRGSFNQLNDILAPKRQSINAPFIYLIDDVFKNTPWLTSSISLSYDDEIIFVSTKEEPKTTQVDALVEYIILKTKARPSGIIGIGGGSVLDLAKAVSIMITNEGESKDYQGWDLVKNPAIFHIGIPTISGTGAEVSRTTVLTGPEKKLGINSDFTPFDQVVLDPELTKEVPKNQWFYTGMDCYIHCVESLNGSYLNAFSKSYGEKALDLCKEIFLEDTIGPSDTEAQEKLMMASWHGGMSIAYSQVGVAHAMSYGLSYLLGTKHGIGNCIVFDHLEEYYPEGVALFKEMKAKHHIELPQSLCAQLTDEEFDIMISVALGLEPLWENAIGKNWKKIITRDKLKALYQKM; encoded by the coding sequence ATGAGTTATAAGAACTTTCCAATGGTACCAAGAGTTATTTTTGGTAGAGGTAGTTTTAATCAGTTGAATGACATTTTAGCGCCAAAGCGCCAAAGTATAAATGCTCCATTTATCTACTTAATTGATGATGTTTTTAAAAACACCCCTTGGTTAACATCTAGTATTTCACTGTCTTACGACGATGAAATTATTTTTGTATCGACTAAAGAAGAACCCAAAACAACTCAAGTTGATGCGCTAGTAGAATACATTATTTTAAAAACAAAAGCACGTCCTTCAGGAATTATAGGTATTGGAGGAGGTTCTGTTTTAGATTTAGCTAAGGCTGTTTCAATAATGATAACCAACGAAGGCGAATCTAAAGATTACCAAGGCTGGGATTTGGTTAAAAATCCAGCTATTTTTCATATTGGAATTCCAACCATTTCAGGAACAGGTGCCGAGGTGTCTAGAACAACAGTTTTAACAGGGCCTGAGAAAAAACTAGGGATAAATTCAGATTTCACCCCTTTTGATCAGGTTGTATTGGATCCCGAACTGACTAAAGAGGTGCCAAAAAATCAATGGTTTTATACGGGAATGGACTGCTATATCCATTGTGTAGAGTCCTTAAACGGTTCTTATTTAAATGCTTTTAGTAAAAGTTATGGAGAAAAGGCCTTAGATTTGTGTAAGGAAATCTTTTTAGAAGACACCATTGGTCCTTCAGACACAGAGGCGCAAGAAAAACTTATGATGGCTTCGTGGCATGGTGGTATGAGTATCGCTTACTCTCAAGTTGGGGTGGCACACGCCATGAGTTATGGCTTGTCTTATTTACTGGGTACCAAGCACGGTATAGGGAATTGTATTGTTTTCGATCATTTGGAAGAATATTACCCAGAAGGCGTTGCTTTATTTAAAGAAATGAAAGCAAAACATCATATTGAGCTTCCTCAAAGCCTTTGTGCTCAATTAACCGATGAAGAATTTGACATCATGATTAGCGTGGCCTTAGGTCTTGAACCTCTATGGGAAAATGCAATTGGTAAAAACTGGAAAAAAATAATAACTAGAGACAAGTTAAAGGCGCTTTATCAAAAAATGTAG
- a CDS encoding 1-acyl-sn-glycerol-3-phosphate acyltransferase, producing MQKLAKLIYFKWLGWRIVGNSDFSKNTVKKAVIIAAPHTSWHDFYIGVLMRASVQLKSYFIGKKELFVFPLGWFLRQLGGRPINRQENENKVDAIAKLFDQADEFRIALAPEGTRQKVESFRTGFYYIAKKANVPIIMFTLDYENKQNLVSEPFYPTHDMEADFKYIYSFFKNVKGKISEYS from the coding sequence ATGCAAAAACTAGCTAAATTAATTTATTTTAAATGGTTAGGCTGGCGTATTGTTGGTAATTCTGACTTCTCAAAAAATACAGTTAAAAAAGCCGTTATTATAGCGGCACCTCATACCAGTTGGCATGACTTTTATATTGGAGTTTTAATGCGTGCTTCGGTACAGCTAAAAAGTTATTTTATTGGTAAAAAGGAATTGTTTGTTTTTCCTTTGGGTTGGTTTTTAAGACAACTTGGCGGACGTCCCATTAATCGTCAAGAAAATGAAAATAAAGTCGATGCTATCGCTAAGCTTTTTGATCAGGCCGATGAGTTTCGTATTGCTTTAGCGCCCGAAGGAACACGTCAAAAGGTTGAATCATTTCGCACAGGCTTTTATTACATCGCAAAAAAAGCTAATGTGCCCATTATTATGTTTACGCTAGATTATGAAAACAAACAAAATTTAGTTTCAGAGCCTTTTTATCCGACACATGATATGGAAGCTGATTTCAAATATATTTATAGTTTCTTTAAAAATGTAAAAGGTAAGATTTCCGAGTACTCTTAG
- a CDS encoding zinc-dependent metalloprotease, producing the protein MLISEDQIGKEFIYFSQVVDGVMDAGRINRGSYNDSKVFKIEKYFNKIEFITQNTSFYFDPESPLSKSENANISHGTMASIKVESYDKNKGLYLIDANDLFLDETLAQIKPAYRPGQSPTAFKLGKLSKGKSKINAIKNYPENTDVAIEYVYSSPSVLNNGSEAVADGRNVSIKVHHSFIAMPENNYQPRFDDPRVGYFLTQVNDQTATNSTPYRDLIHRWDLQKKNPELELSEPVEPITWWIENSTPLEWRETIKEGVLQWNVAFEKAGFKNAMVVKVQPDDAEWDAGDIRYNVLRWTSSPKPPFGGYGPSFVNPRTGQILGADIMLEFVHFTNRVFYDKVYNLATAEKAYNADDHEFDHDNMHSCSFASTMHNEFMVANAVAEAHGASDLELEGIKKESMLALIMHEVGHTLGLNHNMKASQLFSPEELADPEFIKGKCLTGSVMDYAALNITRDRSKQGQYSDVAVGPYDIWAVQFGYTPFKTAKEHHDLLNQSTKPELIFGNDADDMRAPGKAIDPRVMIGDLSNDAIRYSIDRIELSNELMKTAKQNFIKTDESYQELRRIYYLLSGQKSTAAGVISRYIGGVYVDRAMAGQEGGTQPYTPVSYKDQKRAMKALSDYVFAPNAFSAPHDLYNYLAMQRRGFNFRQPEDPKIHDQILTYQKNVLTHLLHPNTLQRISDSELYGNTYKLSSVMSDLNNAIFKSDISGNVNSFRQNLQLEYTQMLIDMLTGKQSGRYTNNAKSMALYNLKNIRNWSAPSGDIASKAHKQHLRTLIDNATKEVK; encoded by the coding sequence ATGTTGATTTCAGAGGACCAAATCGGAAAAGAATTTATTTACTTCAGTCAGGTTGTCGACGGGGTTATGGATGCTGGAAGAATAAACAGAGGGTCTTATAACGATTCAAAAGTTTTTAAAATTGAAAAATATTTCAATAAAATTGAATTCATAACTCAAAATACATCATTTTACTTCGATCCAGAGAGTCCGCTTTCAAAATCTGAAAATGCTAACATAAGTCATGGAACTATGGCCAGCATTAAAGTAGAAAGTTACGATAAAAACAAAGGCTTATATTTAATTGATGCCAACGATTTATTCTTAGATGAAACCTTAGCTCAAATCAAACCTGCATATCGACCAGGGCAATCTCCAACAGCTTTTAAACTTGGCAAATTAAGCAAAGGCAAAAGTAAAATTAACGCCATTAAGAATTACCCTGAAAACACCGATGTTGCTATCGAATATGTTTACTCCTCGCCTTCTGTACTAAACAATGGCTCTGAGGCTGTTGCCGATGGTAGAAATGTGAGTATTAAAGTACACCATAGTTTTATCGCTATGCCTGAAAACAATTACCAACCACGATTTGATGATCCTAGAGTAGGTTATTTTTTAACCCAGGTAAACGATCAAACAGCTACAAACTCTACACCTTATAGAGACTTGATACATAGGTGGGATTTACAAAAGAAAAACCCAGAATTAGAGTTATCGGAACCTGTTGAACCCATCACTTGGTGGATAGAAAATTCTACGCCATTAGAGTGGCGTGAAACCATTAAAGAAGGTGTATTGCAATGGAATGTTGCCTTTGAAAAGGCAGGATTTAAAAACGCCATGGTTGTTAAAGTACAACCTGATGATGCCGAATGGGATGCTGGCGATATTAGATATAATGTTTTACGTTGGACATCTTCTCCAAAACCACCTTTTGGGGGTTACGGACCAAGTTTTGTTAACCCAAGAACAGGACAAATTTTAGGCGCCGATATCATGCTAGAATTTGTGCACTTTACAAATCGTGTGTTTTACGATAAAGTTTACAATCTTGCAACTGCCGAAAAAGCTTATAATGCCGACGACCATGAGTTTGATCATGATAACATGCATTCTTGTTCATTTGCAAGCACCATGCATAATGAATTTATGGTTGCCAATGCTGTAGCAGAAGCCCATGGCGCATCAGATTTAGAGCTTGAAGGCATCAAAAAAGAATCTATGTTAGCGCTTATTATGCATGAAGTTGGTCATACATTAGGTTTAAACCACAACATGAAAGCGAGTCAGTTGTTTTCTCCAGAAGAACTTGCAGATCCAGAATTTATAAAAGGAAAATGCTTAACCGGATCGGTTATGGATTATGCAGCCTTAAATATTACAAGAGACCGTAGTAAACAAGGACAATATAGTGATGTAGCTGTTGGGCCTTATGATATTTGGGCCGTACAATTTGGCTATACACCTTTTAAAACTGCTAAAGAACATCACGATTTATTAAATCAATCGACCAAACCAGAGCTTATTTTTGGAAATGACGCCGATGACATGCGTGCACCAGGAAAGGCCATCGACCCACGTGTTATGATTGGAGACCTTTCAAACGATGCTATTAGATATTCTATCGATCGTATTGAACTGTCTAATGAATTAATGAAAACAGCAAAACAAAATTTTATAAAGACCGATGAGTCGTACCAGGAGTTGCGTCGTATTTATTATTTATTAAGCGGACAAAAATCCACTGCAGCTGGCGTTATTTCGAGATATATTGGTGGAGTCTATGTAGATCGTGCCATGGCAGGACAAGAAGGCGGCACACAACCTTATACGCCTGTATCTTATAAAGATCAAAAAAGAGCTATGAAAGCTTTAAGTGATTATGTTTTTGCTCCTAATGCGTTTAGCGCACCTCACGATTTGTATAATTATTTAGCCATGCAACGTCGTGGTTTTAATTTTAGACAACCTGAAGATCCTAAAATCCACGATCAAATTTTAACTTATCAAAAAAATGTTTTAACGCATCTTTTGCACCCTAATACCTTACAACGTATTTCAGACTCTGAACTTTATGGGAATACTTATAAGTTATCGTCTGTAATGAGCGACCTAAACAATGCCATTTTCAAATCTGATATTAGCGGAAATGTGAATTCATTCAGACAAAATTTACAGTTGGAATACACGCAAATGTTAATAGACATGTTAACGGGTAAACAAAGCGGTAGATATACCAATAATGCAAAATCTATGGCTTTATATAACTTAAAAAATATTAGAAATTGGTCTGCACCTTCAGGTGATATTGCTTCAAAAGCACACAAGCAACACCTTAGAACTTTAATAGATAATGCTACTAAAGAAGTGAAATAG